The Acetivibrio saccincola genome window below encodes:
- a CDS encoding alpha/beta hydrolase produces the protein MIKSRIGCLIIHGFDGTTLDVEPLSKYLQSKGFITFCPSLKCSMENRRVFPNANYKDWLESAELGLYYLKSRCKDVVIIGLYMGALIALNFATRFKNIGVVTINAPIYHWDVKNMYYNILLDFKRKNFTNVKRYVKLSTKISIPELINFKLLIEKTKHILEMVKTPVFIAQGLKDDTVNYKSAEYIYKKVSSNIKVLKYYEKINPDLFVYTDNNLLFEDVEKFIKQIIKRKNGVSNKFLPNYTYLDRIYNSLLKDVSW, from the coding sequence TTGATAAAATCTAGAATAGGTTGTCTTATAATACATGGTTTTGACGGGACCACTTTAGATGTTGAACCTTTAAGTAAGTATTTGCAGTCAAAAGGATTTATTACATTTTGTCCTTCCCTTAAATGCAGTATGGAAAACAGAAGGGTGTTTCCCAATGCAAATTACAAGGACTGGCTGGAGTCGGCAGAGTTAGGTTTATATTACCTTAAATCCAGATGCAAAGATGTTGTTATAATAGGTCTTTATATGGGAGCCCTTATTGCCTTAAATTTTGCCACGAGATTTAAAAATATAGGAGTGGTTACCATAAATGCCCCCATATATCACTGGGATGTAAAAAATATGTATTATAATATACTCCTTGATTTTAAAAGAAAGAATTTTACCAATGTAAAAAGATATGTAAAATTGTCTACAAAAATTTCAATACCTGAATTGATTAATTTCAAACTGCTTATTGAAAAAACAAAACACATTTTAGAAATGGTAAAAACCCCTGTATTTATTGCCCAAGGTTTAAAGGATGATACTGTAAACTATAAAAGTGCAGAATATATTTATAAAAAGGTTTCTTCCAACATAAAGGTATTAAAATATTATGAAAAAATAAACCCGGATTTATTTGTTTATACTGATAATAATTTATTATTTGAAGATGTTGAAAAATTTATAAAGCAAATAATAAAGAGAAAAAATGGGGTGAGTAATAAATTTCTTCCTAATTATACGTATTTGGATAGAATTTATAACAGTTTGTTAAAAGATGTTTCCTGGTAA
- a CDS encoding carbohydrate-binding protein: MVKCRRTVALITAIVLTLPVFLTASFAKTEEVLPYCERIVESVLAVNLGGEDVTVEGAPFTGEKNEKNIKTFIKEPVELKAPSGTINAFTRIEAEDFTFNNGIEVEETGDVDGEENICYIANGDYVGYENIYFPKGTKGFIARVASETEGGYIELRLDSPSGELVGRVRVENTGGWQDYTEVYCELNKNVSGVHNLFLGFVGDRDGLFNVNWFRFTKSAYDPVMADSYDEKLSGAYKYNFIDFGEGGNLEFKVDFSQKVDGTIDVRLGSPTSSPVASINVSNETSVHVKSNVKGVNELYLTDNKNGELLSKLNWFVFEPEEEKIDFDDKGYDKLFNTSLRGYTVGIEANLDKNNIYEVYIYPTEYHKVNKQVFDLYINGELADTVNMEENEFEWDRKGPYLTKVLDDGKLSIECRAIQGIASVGAIEINKISYTKEFDDVKIKDWSYIPIMELASQGVIFGKGNDKFSPGDHIIGEHVAYMMFNVMKRSIAEKNSDFKPEKYRLLSDISPDFWAYHYMSAYYNYFFVEKMLKYDLDTRIPYSADEYREKRKVRREEFAMAIIGARRLDYNEDGRVFVLDPNLEPGANLNRYKDKDAHEITDSYRYFVELALDKGLMRGDHLGYLNPKDPVTRAEAAAFIYNALNLEENNFVKPKEGETLPVPRITAKKREVKVGILILPAPAWDSINNIDTNDPNPDFTLLELLDRNINKPMDWVLVNPHPPAFNKNEFKDVMHLNSAEIPGAKSDDFEAFCSYFNDLRSVAKAQTDLEADITHTGVVGYSENIKKSKFFKYWEVSIDDPDLTPEQIAKDYDILFQTSHGKISYPKDVQDKVKAFLNAGGQLWWENCDGLVIKPGDGFTQEVKFESIRPGGNIKFPKIPVLDDDNKMHPLFDNIFRIDPEKSTRVLAPGIFTEASEITLLGDGEEWLNDDNRYLDNLLPTDEVVLLVEDTTTGELLPNLAIRNIINKDKPAGRIVISTGDMGCGISKHVHRGGGKAVEDYKFCYNLFGWMSKIGVSFDETKANSWDGSNEFSIEATFINHGARTQVYDVEEVINTDLWELVPTKEFNNYKVHHPWIKKLNSKGYPEKIELEPNQSEVVKYNFRIKKPGIQYYNFTLKASESGVENPRDTAETTFRLNNTRIKAPVFTGFRADGFDVTLSAPEEIKADLRPETYELNLKFQRGGRFIDPQEIFRHVQIEQNNLTPELEGLSYSYMLDAKGNLYVKVIIDNVLFTRTNEKIKLNIFVEGGDWQVLGKAEVYDPVSRQRIAFSDEVRGK, encoded by the coding sequence ATGGTTAAGTGTAGAAGAACAGTTGCACTAATTACAGCTATAGTTCTTACTTTGCCGGTGTTTTTAACGGCATCTTTTGCAAAAACAGAAGAAGTTTTGCCATACTGCGAAAGAATTGTTGAGTCGGTTTTAGCTGTTAACTTAGGAGGTGAAGATGTTACCGTTGAAGGTGCACCCTTTACAGGGGAGAAAAATGAAAAAAATATAAAGACATTTATAAAAGAGCCGGTGGAACTAAAAGCACCCAGTGGCACTATTAATGCATTTACAAGGATAGAGGCTGAAGATTTTACATTTAATAATGGCATTGAAGTGGAAGAGACAGGAGATGTTGACGGAGAGGAAAATATTTGCTACATAGCAAACGGGGACTATGTGGGATATGAAAACATATATTTCCCTAAAGGTACAAAGGGATTTATAGCCCGTGTTGCAAGTGAAACAGAAGGGGGATATATTGAATTAAGGCTTGATTCACCGTCCGGAGAACTGGTGGGAAGAGTACGTGTTGAAAACACAGGAGGCTGGCAGGATTACACCGAAGTGTACTGTGAGTTAAATAAAAATGTTTCAGGGGTACATAATCTTTTCTTAGGATTTGTAGGAGACAGGGACGGGCTTTTTAACGTTAACTGGTTTAGGTTTACAAAAAGTGCCTATGACCCTGTAATGGCAGACAGTTACGATGAAAAACTAAGCGGTGCGTATAAATATAACTTTATAGACTTTGGAGAAGGCGGAAATCTGGAATTTAAGGTGGACTTTTCCCAAAAGGTTGACGGTACTATTGATGTAAGGTTGGGAAGCCCTACGTCATCACCTGTTGCATCAATTAATGTGTCTAATGAAACCAGTGTACATGTAAAATCAAATGTTAAGGGAGTAAATGAACTTTACCTTACTGACAATAAAAACGGTGAATTGTTATCTAAATTAAATTGGTTTGTATTTGAACCTGAAGAAGAAAAGATAGATTTTGACGACAAGGGTTATGACAAACTCTTTAATACAAGCCTTAGGGGCTATACTGTTGGAATTGAAGCAAATTTGGACAAAAACAATATATATGAAGTGTATATTTATCCAACAGAATACCATAAAGTGAACAAGCAAGTATTTGATTTATATATAAATGGTGAGCTGGCTGATACAGTTAACATGGAGGAAAACGAATTTGAATGGGACAGGAAAGGCCCTTACCTTACAAAGGTTTTAGATGACGGGAAGCTTTCAATTGAATGCAGGGCTATACAGGGAATTGCATCTGTTGGAGCCATTGAAATAAATAAAATCAGCTATACTAAAGAATTTGATGATGTAAAAATTAAAGATTGGTCTTATATACCTATAATGGAGCTTGCCAGCCAGGGAGTTATTTTTGGTAAAGGAAATGATAAATTCAGCCCTGGGGATCATATTATTGGTGAACACGTGGCATACATGATGTTTAATGTTATGAAAAGATCCATTGCAGAAAAGAACAGTGATTTTAAACCGGAAAAATACAGACTGTTATCAGATATATCCCCTGATTTTTGGGCATATCACTATATGAGTGCATATTACAATTATTTCTTTGTTGAAAAAATGTTAAAATACGATCTTGATACACGTATTCCATACAGTGCAGATGAATACCGTGAAAAGAGAAAAGTAAGGCGTGAAGAGTTTGCCATGGCAATAATAGGTGCAAGACGCCTTGACTATAATGAGGACGGAAGAGTATTTGTACTTGACCCTAATCTTGAGCCGGGAGCAAACCTAAACAGGTATAAGGATAAGGATGCCCATGAAATTACCGACTCCTACAGGTATTTTGTCGAACTGGCACTTGATAAAGGTCTTATGAGAGGCGACCATTTAGGCTATTTAAATCCTAAGGACCCTGTTACAAGGGCGGAGGCAGCAGCTTTTATTTACAATGCACTGAATTTAGAAGAAAACAACTTTGTTAAACCAAAAGAAGGTGAAACTTTACCTGTTCCGAGGATTACTGCTAAAAAGAGGGAGGTTAAAGTGGGAATACTAATTCTCCCTGCACCTGCCTGGGATTCAATAAATAATATAGATACCAATGACCCAAACCCGGACTTTACTTTATTAGAACTTTTAGACAGAAACATAAATAAGCCAATGGACTGGGTGCTGGTAAATCCTCATCCGCCGGCTTTTAATAAAAATGAGTTTAAGGATGTTATGCACTTAAATTCAGCAGAAATCCCGGGAGCAAAAAGTGATGACTTTGAGGCTTTTTGCAGTTATTTTAATGATTTAAGAAGTGTTGCAAAAGCACAGACAGACTTAGAAGCTGATATAACTCATACAGGGGTTGTAGGATACAGTGAAAACATAAAAAAATCAAAATTCTTTAAATACTGGGAAGTATCAATTGACGACCCGGACCTTACACCTGAACAGATAGCAAAAGATTATGATATTTTGTTCCAGACATCTCATGGTAAAATCTCATATCCTAAAGATGTCCAGGATAAGGTTAAAGCATTTTTAAATGCAGGAGGACAATTATGGTGGGAAAACTGTGACGGGCTTGTTATAAAGCCAGGGGATGGCTTTACACAGGAAGTAAAATTCGAATCAATAAGACCGGGTGGAAATATTAAGTTTCCGAAGATTCCTGTTTTAGATGATGATAACAAAATGCATCCTCTGTTTGACAATATATTCAGAATAGACCCTGAAAAATCAACACGTGTTTTGGCACCGGGTATTTTTACAGAGGCAAGTGAAATAACCCTTTTAGGTGACGGGGAAGAGTGGTTAAATGACGATAACCGCTACCTGGATAATTTACTTCCTACCGATGAAGTTGTACTTTTGGTTGAAGATACAACAACAGGTGAATTACTTCCTAACCTTGCTATTAGAAACATTATTAATAAAGATAAGCCTGCAGGAAGAATTGTTATCAGCACAGGTGATATGGGTTGCGGAATATCAAAACATGTACACCGTGGAGGAGGAAAGGCGGTAGAGGATTATAAATTCTGCTACAACCTCTTTGGATGGATGTCAAAAATAGGGGTAAGTTTTGATGAAACCAAGGCAAATTCATGGGACGGCAGCAATGAGTTTTCAATAGAGGCTACATTTATAAACCACGGTGCAAGAACCCAGGTTTATGATGTAGAAGAGGTAATTAACACTGATTTGTGGGAGCTTGTACCTACAAAAGAATTCAACAACTATAAAGTACATCATCCATGGATTAAGAAACTTAACTCCAAAGGCTATCCGGAGAAAATAGAGCTTGAACCAAACCAGTCAGAAGTTGTGAAATATAACTTCAGGATTAAAAAGCCAGGTATCCAATACTATAACTTTACCCTGAAGGCAAGTGAATCCGGTGTTGAAAATCCAAGGGATACAGCAGAAACCACATTCAGGCTCAATAACACCAGAATAAAAGCGCCTGTATTTACAGGCTTTAGGGCAGATGGGTTTGATGTTACATTAAGTGCTCCGGAGGAGATAAAAGCTGATTTAAGACCTGAGACATATGAATTAAACCTTAAGTTCCAGAGAGGTGGAAGGTTTATAGATCCTCAGGAAATTTTCAGGCACGTACAGATAGAGCAAAATAACCTGACTCCAGAACTGGAAGGTTTAAGCTACAGCTATATGTTAGATGCAAAAGGAAACCTGTATGTAAAAGTTATAATAGACAATGTACTGTTTACAAGGACAAATGAAAAAATCAAACTCAATATATTTGTAGAAGGCGGGGATTGGCAGGTACTTGGAAAGGCAGAAGTGTATGATCCTGTTTCACGCCAGAGAATTGCTTTTTCAGATGAAGTAAGAGGTAAATAA
- a CDS encoding rhomboid family intramembrane serine protease, whose amino-acid sequence MGFLDRLERKIGKFAIKGLMMYIVALNMAVFLLDLFGGELFQESVILKLALIPEKVLAGEVWRLITFIFIPPPTTPLFIVFALILIYNFGTGLEEEWGSFKFNVYYFVGILETVIGSMITGYPHVVPHYLNLSLLFAFARLYPNYIINIFFVLPVPIKYIAWVDWAFMGISFLLGTGSTRIAVAAAVVNYFLFFGKDILFKSRVRGGSVVRKAKYQQYVKGKDYMHKCTVCGITEKDDPQMDFRYCSTCEGDYEYCMEHLKNHEHIKKS is encoded by the coding sequence ATGGGATTTCTTGACAGATTGGAAAGAAAAATTGGAAAGTTTGCAATAAAGGGATTAATGATGTACATTGTAGCACTTAACATGGCGGTGTTTTTGTTAGACCTTTTTGGAGGAGAGTTATTTCAAGAAAGTGTCATTTTAAAGCTTGCACTTATTCCTGAAAAAGTTTTAGCAGGCGAAGTGTGGAGACTTATAACATTTATTTTTATACCCCCGCCAACAACTCCTTTATTTATTGTCTTTGCCCTGATTTTGATATACAATTTTGGAACAGGTTTAGAGGAAGAGTGGGGAAGCTTCAAATTTAATGTGTATTATTTTGTGGGGATTTTAGAAACTGTAATAGGGTCAATGATTACCGGCTACCCGCATGTGGTACCTCACTATTTAAATTTATCACTTCTGTTTGCATTTGCACGGCTTTATCCTAATTATATAATTAATATATTTTTTGTATTACCTGTGCCAATCAAGTATATAGCCTGGGTTGACTGGGCTTTCATGGGTATTTCATTTTTATTGGGAACCGGTTCCACAAGGATAGCAGTGGCAGCAGCGGTGGTAAACTATTTCCTATTCTTTGGAAAGGATATATTGTTTAAATCAAGGGTGAGAGGCGGTTCTGTTGTCAGAAAGGCTAAGTATCAGCAGTATGTGAAAGGTAAAGATTATATGCATAAATGTACGGTGTGTGGAATAACGGAAAAAGATGACCCACAGATGGACTTTAGATACTGTTCCACTTGTGAAGGGGATTATGAGTACTGCATGGAACATCTTAAAAATCATGAACACATAAAAAAATCCTAA
- a CDS encoding sensor histidine kinase, giving the protein MIILFVSKGKKTPLLYSYLWCQVIVFIWSSSHIFFLFSTNLKTRFITTCFEYIAIVFIGPSWLLFCLIYTYSKILKKRKLIYLMFLPSVLVYILLLTNKYHHKFYYDFTMTELVYGPVFWFHVSSSYLYALIGTIILIRHSIKTIGYARKRTFMFIFATIIPILANFFYVLNSTIGLNILPQGYDLTPVSFSLSLLLFSVAMYKYRFLNIVPIAYRKIVSNLSESIIVVDSFNKIDNYNESFLKTFPVAENINTYDDIKNFTHYLKSNCAPTAELERIINTINDEKSTNYEYGDIDMLSPDKKSFRVSIQPLFGKKQDFLGRIIHFNDVTEYKELLDEVKEKNAELTAMNQQLSEYAATVEELSIARERNRFARDVHDTLGHSMTLLISLLEVCNITCKKDAEKTQEKIAQALKVAREGLKELRRSIKGLVPENLKNSDILSSIKSLIDDFKPSGINIDFSHDVEKVNIDPRFSSVIFRTCQEALTNSLRHGKAKNVTIILRANPKKIELFIFDDGIGCPDLKKGFGLTSMTQRVKDIGGNIVFGSDGESGFNVKLVIPLDHVD; this is encoded by the coding sequence ATGATTATTTTATTTGTTTCAAAAGGGAAGAAAACCCCTTTGCTCTATAGTTATTTGTGGTGCCAGGTAATTGTTTTTATATGGTCTTCCAGCCATATTTTTTTCTTATTCTCAACTAATTTAAAAACAAGATTTATTACAACATGTTTTGAATATATAGCCATTGTATTTATAGGACCAAGCTGGCTTCTTTTTTGCCTAATTTACACTTACAGCAAAATCCTTAAAAAAAGAAAGCTGATTTATCTTATGTTTTTACCATCTGTTTTAGTCTATATACTCTTGCTTACCAATAAATATCATCACAAGTTTTATTACGATTTTACAATGACAGAACTGGTTTATGGACCTGTTTTCTGGTTTCACGTTAGTTCGTCCTATCTATATGCACTAATAGGAACCATTATTCTCATCAGGCATTCCATCAAAACCATAGGCTATGCACGTAAAAGAACATTTATGTTTATATTTGCAACCATTATTCCTATACTTGCTAATTTCTTTTATGTTTTAAATTCCACCATCGGCTTGAATATATTACCTCAAGGATACGACCTCACCCCGGTCAGCTTTTCACTGTCCCTTTTACTATTTTCCGTAGCAATGTACAAATACAGGTTTTTAAATATTGTCCCCATTGCATATAGAAAAATTGTTTCTAATTTAAGTGAGTCAATAATAGTGGTTGATAGTTTTAATAAAATAGACAATTATAATGAATCTTTCTTGAAAACTTTTCCTGTTGCTGAAAATATAAATACATATGACGATATAAAAAATTTTACCCATTATTTAAAATCCAATTGTGCGCCTACAGCTGAATTAGAAAGAATTATTAATACCATTAATGATGAAAAATCAACTAACTATGAGTATGGTGATATAGATATGCTTTCACCTGATAAAAAAAGTTTCCGTGTGAGTATACAGCCTCTTTTTGGAAAGAAACAGGATTTTTTAGGCAGGATTATTCATTTTAATGATGTAACAGAATATAAAGAGCTTTTAGATGAAGTGAAGGAGAAAAACGCTGAACTTACAGCCATGAATCAGCAGCTGTCAGAATATGCGGCTACAGTTGAAGAGCTTTCAATAGCAAGGGAAAGAAACCGTTTTGCAAGAGATGTGCATGATACTTTAGGTCATAGTATGACATTGCTCATTTCTCTATTGGAAGTGTGTAATATAACCTGCAAAAAGGATGCTGAAAAAACACAGGAAAAAATAGCCCAGGCACTTAAAGTAGCCAGGGAGGGTCTTAAGGAGCTGAGAAGATCTATAAAAGGACTTGTACCGGAAAACTTGAAAAATTCAGATATATTAAGTTCCATTAAAAGCCTTATAGATGATTTTAAACCTTCTGGCATAAATATTGATTTTTCACATGATGTAGAAAAAGTCAATATTGACCCCAGGTTTTCCAGCGTTATATTCAGAACTTGCCAGGAGGCACTTACAAATTCCCTGAGGCATGGAAAAGCAAAAAATGTTACTATAATACTGAGAGCCAACCCTAAAAAAATAGAATTATTCATATTTGACGACGGAATAGGATGTCCGGACTTAAAAAAAGGATTTGGGTTAACTTCAATGACTCAAAGGGTAAAAGATATAGGAGGCAACATTGTTTTTGGTTCTGACGGGGAAAGCGGTTTTAATGTTAAGCTGGTAATTCCTTTAGACCATGTTGACTAA
- a CDS encoding 50S ribosomal protein L7/L12 — MIYNIILGMIILGTINILMNKEGFIIFEEIIYAGIGIVLIFVIIIMNNIAQEIKKTNILLNKIAKKLGVPEPCEDSIIKTFVAEGKKVEGVKRYREIAGGGLKEAHEYIEKLMQAKDIKAVENNI; from the coding sequence ATGATTTATAATATAATATTAGGTATGATAATATTAGGTACGATTAATATATTAATGAACAAGGAGGGATTTATCATCTTTGAAGAAATTATTTATGCAGGAATAGGAATAGTACTGATTTTTGTCATTATTATTATGAATAATATAGCTCAAGAGATTAAGAAGACAAATATTTTGCTAAATAAAATTGCAAAAAAACTAGGTGTTCCCGAGCCTTGTGAAGACAGTATAATAAAAACATTTGTAGCAGAAGGAAAAAAGGTAGAGGGCGTCAAAAGGTATAGAGAAATTGCAGGTGGGGGTTTAAAGGAAGCACATGAATACATAGAAAAATTAATGCAGGCTAAAGATATTAAAGCAGTGGAAAATAATATATAG
- a CDS encoding GNAT family N-acetyltransferase → MNYSFIIRKAVESDAEAIHNILNEAFKDYISRAGISGTVKSLNETIEDIKNDIRTKEVFIGLIDNVPTGTIRIAIQEDNTAYINRFGVLPEYRNIGVGKALIKLVDKYLISNQIKKVYLHTASTYKDLIIFYYNLGFHIESTSKEDGYVRALLVKHF, encoded by the coding sequence ATGAATTATTCTTTTATCATCAGAAAAGCAGTTGAGTCTGACGCAGAAGCAATTCATAATATTTTAAATGAAGCCTTTAAAGATTATATAAGCCGGGCTGGAATTTCCGGAACCGTTAAATCACTAAATGAAACTATTGAAGATATTAAAAATGACATACGCACTAAAGAGGTGTTTATAGGGTTAATTGACAACGTCCCTACAGGCACAATAAGGATTGCCATTCAGGAGGACAATACGGCATATATAAACAGGTTTGGAGTTTTACCTGAATACCGCAACATAGGAGTGGGAAAAGCTCTTATTAAACTGGTGGACAAATATCTTATTTCAAACCAGATAAAAAAAGTATACCTCCATACCGCATCCACTTATAAGGATTTGATTATTTTTTACTATAATTTAGGCTTTCACATAGAATCCACAAGTAAAGAGGACGGATATGTGCGCGCTTTACTTGTAAAACACTTTTAA
- a CDS encoding response regulator, translated as MIKVLIVDDQIILRESLKFIIEQDTDINVVGLAGNGAEAFSLCGKLKPDVVLMDIMMPDCDGVEGTRLIKSKYESIKVIILTTFNDEKNVSRAIKSGADGYVLKDISPEQLILAIKSVFNGFSIMQQSTLNTFAQSKEKRNKKSSKTVKTGGVNVKLGNRELEILSLIVEGKNNKEIAEIMYITEGTVKNTISQMLDKLKLKDRTQLAVFAVKNNIL; from the coding sequence ATGATAAAAGTACTAATCGTAGATGATCAAATTATTTTACGTGAAAGTCTCAAATTTATTATTGAGCAAGATACTGATATAAATGTGGTGGGTCTTGCAGGAAATGGCGCAGAGGCTTTTTCCCTGTGTGGAAAATTAAAGCCTGATGTTGTTTTAATGGACATTATGATGCCGGATTGCGACGGCGTAGAAGGTACCAGGCTGATTAAATCAAAATACGAATCAATAAAGGTAATAATTTTAACAACCTTCAATGATGAGAAAAATGTATCAAGGGCAATAAAAAGCGGCGCAGACGGATATGTACTAAAAGACATCTCACCTGAACAATTAATTCTTGCCATCAAAAGTGTTTTTAATGGATTTAGTATAATGCAGCAAAGCACCTTAAATACTTTTGCACAAAGTAAGGAAAAAAGAAATAAAAAATCATCAAAAACTGTTAAAACAGGGGGAGTAAATGTAAAACTCGGTAATAGGGAATTGGAAATTTTAAGTTTAATCGTCGAAGGTAAAAACAACAAAGAAATAGCAGAAATAATGTATATCACAGAAGGAACCGTTAAAAATACCATTTCACAGATGCTTGACAAATTAAAATTAAAAGACCGCACACAACTGGCGGTTTTTGCAGTTAAGAATAATATTTTGTAA
- a CDS encoding TraB/GumN family protein — MHVQFNQDRPLNGRNNKILDLSTACTRQELMVYAKNAYEFVVYEAGLDSKGAFWEVSYNGNTVYLFGSMHYADSSIYPLSKDILNAFEASDILVLEVGPGNREDPSLYMMERGMYQDENTLEQNIPEEVYEMFVETIQPYGIQEEFYNKLKPWYAGFLITGLNMEANSYSAGLGIEMFFTLKAMGTKEITEIEGIKFQADMLDSFSEELQIEFLKWALAEIEEEESIETVDKILESWKNGDAEQLAKLLRGNDDGDNEALKEYNKKMWEERDNNMTKKIKEYLTDSENIYFVVVGAGHMVGETGIIAQLEKEGIYQIKQVK, encoded by the coding sequence TTGCATGTCCAGTTTAATCAGGACAGACCATTGAACGGAAGAAACAACAAAATACTTGACTTGTCAACTGCTTGTACAAGACAGGAATTAATGGTTTATGCCAAAAATGCATATGAGTTTGTGGTATACGAAGCGGGTTTAGATTCAAAAGGAGCTTTTTGGGAAGTAAGTTATAACGGCAACACAGTATATCTATTTGGCTCAATGCATTATGCTGACAGTTCAATATATCCTCTTTCAAAAGATATTTTAAATGCATTTGAAGCATCTGATATTTTAGTTCTTGAGGTGGGTCCTGGGAATAGGGAAGACCCTTCTCTATATATGATGGAAAGGGGAATGTACCAGGATGAAAATACACTGGAACAGAACATACCGGAAGAAGTCTATGAAATGTTTGTAGAAACAATACAACCTTATGGTATACAGGAGGAATTTTACAACAAGTTAAAGCCTTGGTATGCGGGATTTCTTATTACAGGTTTGAATATGGAAGCAAACTCATATAGTGCAGGTCTGGGTATTGAGATGTTTTTCACATTAAAAGCAATGGGCACAAAGGAAATTACGGAAATAGAAGGTATAAAATTTCAGGCAGATATGTTGGATTCTTTTTCAGAAGAACTTCAAATTGAGTTTTTAAAATGGGCATTAGCAGAAATAGAAGAAGAGGAGTCTATAGAAACAGTTGATAAAATATTGGAAAGTTGGAAAAACGGAGATGCAGAACAATTAGCAAAGCTGCTTAGAGGTAATGATGATGGTGATAATGAAGCATTAAAAGAATATAATAAAAAGATGTGGGAAGAAAGAGACAATAATATGACTAAAAAAATAAAGGAATACCTTACTGATTCTGAAAACATATACTTTGTAGTAGTTGGGGCAGGACACATGGTTGGAGAAACAGGTATAATTGCACAACTAGAAAAAGAAGGCATATACCAAATAAAGCAAGTAAAATAA
- a CDS encoding IS3 family transposase (programmed frameshift) gives MICEEGKSATAIAEDVGIHVNTLYRWVSEFKDHGNDAFPGNGNLKPEDAEIRKMKKELDDLQEENAILKKANTHLHKARELRYQFVYDHRFEFSVQKMCEVLGLSGSGYYDWVNRPESEKEKEDKKLLKEIKRVHKESHETYGVRRVAAQLNKEGISCGKTRVGRLMRENNIYCKTRKKYKATTNSKHNYPIAPNLLEQDFEAEKPDEKYVGDITYVWTDEGWLYLAGVEDLFNREVIGWKISERMTVDITISAMEMAIGRRTPKEGLIFHSDRGSQYAANAYKELLKKYGIRQSMSRKGNCYDNACAESFFSSLKKDVIYGACFKTREEARKTIINYIEGFYNSRRLHSSLGYKSPREYINDYYRNQKKVA, from the exons ATGATATGTGAGGAAGGCAAGAGTGCAACAGCTATAGCAGAAGATGTTGGAATTCACGTAAATACATTATACAGGTGGGTTAGTGAATTTAAAGACCACGGCAATGATGCTTTTCCTGGCAATGGTAATTTAAAGCCTGAGGATGCTGAGATTAGGAAAATGAAAAAGGAATTAGATGATCTCCAGGAGGAAAATGCGATATTAAAAAAAGCTA ATACGCATCTTCACAAAGCCAGGGAACTAAGATATCAATTTGTATATGATCACCGCTTCGAGTTTTCTGTGCAGAAGATGTGTGAGGTTTTAGGATTGTCGGGAAGCGGATACTATGACTGGGTAAACAGGCCAGAAAGTGAGAAAGAGAAAGAAGATAAAAAGTTACTGAAAGAAATCAAAAGAGTGCATAAGGAGAGCCATGAAACATATGGAGTGAGAAGGGTAGCGGCTCAGCTTAACAAGGAAGGTATTTCTTGCGGAAAGACAAGAGTGGGAAGGCTTATGAGGGAAAACAACATATACTGTAAGACAAGAAAAAAGTATAAGGCAACAACGAATTCGAAGCATAATTATCCAATAGCGCCCAACCTTCTTGAACAGGATTTTGAAGCAGAAAAACCAGACGAAAAATATGTTGGAGATATAACATATGTATGGACAGACGAAGGCTGGCTGTACCTTGCAGGGGTAGAAGACTTATTTAATAGAGAGGTAATTGGTTGGAAGATATCTGAGAGAATGACAGTGGATATTACGATTTCAGCAATGGAGATGGCAATAGGAAGAAGAACTCCGAAAGAAGGTTTGATATTTCACTCGGACAGAGGTAGCCAGTATGCAGCAAATGCGTACAAAGAGTTATTAAAGAAATATGGAATAAGACAGAGCATGAGCCGCAAAGGGAACTGTTATGATAATGCATGTGCTGAATCATTTTTCTCAAGTTTGAAGAAGGATGTAATATATGGAGCCTGCTTCAAGACGAGAGAAGAGGCCAGAAAGACGATAATTAACTACATAGAAGGATTTTATAACTCAAGGCGTTTGCATTCATCACTAGGATATAAATCTCCAAGAGAATATATAAATGACTATTATAGGAATCAGAAAAAAGTAGCCTGA